A genomic stretch from Elusimicrobiota bacterium includes:
- a CDS encoding FtsX-like permease family protein — MISFLIKGLLRDRSRSLFPVLMVATGAFLTVFLYCWITGITGDMVRGIAQFNTGHVKVITKAFREQKDQMPNDLALLGVKNILDTLEHFDPNMIWLPRIRFGGLLDIPDSKGETRSQGPVMGLGVELFDNKSPEINILNLKKALVQGNLPQKKNEILISEEFAKRLRVKIGETATLLSSTMYGEMAMQNFKISGTLRFGVAAMDRSTIIADIHDIQNALDMEDGASEIVGFTKDMVYFDEPMIFLAKKFNSAFSKPDDKFSPVMESLSEQNEMNDLLKMANYIGSLMAGVFVFAMSIVLWNSGLMNGIRRYGEIGVRLAMGEPKGVLYRRMIIESFFIGLAGSGIGTILGLAVSYYLQFVGLDFGYIMQKATVMISSEIKARVTPTSYIIGFVPGLIAPVIGSLFAGIGIYRRQTSQLFKELEV; from the coding sequence ATGATTTCTTTTCTTATCAAAGGCCTATTAAGGGACCGTTCAAGAAGTTTGTTCCCTGTATTGATGGTTGCCACGGGAGCTTTTTTGACGGTTTTTTTATACTGCTGGATTACCGGCATAACGGGCGATATGGTACGGGGCATAGCCCAGTTCAACACGGGACATGTAAAAGTAATCACAAAGGCTTTTAGGGAGCAGAAAGATCAAATGCCGAATGATTTGGCATTGCTCGGCGTTAAAAATATCCTTGACACATTAGAACATTTTGATCCGAATATGATTTGGCTTCCGCGAATAAGGTTCGGAGGCCTCTTGGATATTCCGGACTCAAAAGGCGAAACCCGGTCCCAGGGGCCGGTGATGGGTTTGGGCGTCGAGCTTTTTGATAATAAATCTCCCGAAATAAATATCTTAAATCTAAAAAAAGCTCTGGTTCAGGGAAATCTTCCCCAAAAGAAAAATGAAATACTGATAAGTGAAGAGTTTGCCAAACGTCTTCGTGTCAAAATCGGCGAAACTGCAACGCTCTTGAGTTCAACTATGTACGGGGAAATGGCTATGCAAAATTTTAAGATATCCGGAACTCTTCGTTTCGGCGTGGCTGCAATGGATAGAAGCACGATAATTGCCGATATTCATGATATTCAAAACGCTCTTGATATGGAAGACGGCGCTAGCGAGATCGTAGGATTTACAAAAGATATGGTCTATTTTGATGAGCCGATGATATTTTTGGCCAAAAAATTCAATTCTGCTTTTTCAAAACCCGATGATAAATTTTCTCCTGTCATGGAAAGCCTTTCAGAACAAAACGAAATGAACGACCTTCTAAAAATGGCAAATTACATCGGAAGCCTTATGGCAGGAGTTTTTGTTTTTGCGATGTCCATTGTTCTGTGGAATTCCGGCCTAATGAACGGCATCAGGCGTTACGGCGAAATCGGGGTGCGGCTTGCGATGGGCGAGCCGAAAGGCGTTTTATATCGGCGGATGATTATTGAATCTTTTTTTATAGGGCTTGCCGGCTCAGGTATAGGAACAATTCTCGGACTTGCGGTTTCATATTATTTGCAGTTTGTAGGGCTTGATTTCGGCTATATCATGCAAAAAGCTACCGTGATGATATCCAGCGAGATCAAGGCCAGGGTTACACCGACCAGTTATATTATAGGATTTGTTCCGGGGCTCATCGCACCGGTTATCGGCTCTTTGTTTGCCGGTATCGGAATTTATCGCAGGCAAACATCTCAGCTTTTCAAGGAGCTAGAAGTATGA
- a CDS encoding FtsX-like permease family protein, protein MYIFKLAYKNLIGAGLRTWLNVFVLSLAYVLIILHQGILSGFLKQGTLESIKDEIAGGQYWQKNYDPYDSMTLDISHEKVAPEIQKLIDTKEAAALLMAQGTIYPSGRVQSVLLKGIDPNQTILGIDFRPLETKGEIIPVMVGMHMAQSNNFKDGDSITIRWRDVYGTFDAAEGKIAGIFHTLAPAMDNKILWLPLEKLQKRMSMKDEATMVIVGQKVTGQSDKTDWNFKTQKFLLFDLITLIKTKRIAAMVLYVLLLLLALLAIFDTQVLSIFHRRKEIGTLMALGMARPSVIFLFTLEGAMNGILAMAVGAIYGTPLLIIFARSGLTIPGASIGYGFTIAQKVLPSYSFGLILGTVLIVFTAVTIVSFLPMRRISEMKPTEALKGKIQ, encoded by the coding sequence ATGTATATTTTTAAACTCGCGTACAAAAATCTAATCGGCGCAGGTTTGAGAACCTGGCTTAATGTTTTTGTCCTTTCTTTGGCATATGTGCTCATAATACTGCATCAAGGAATCCTTTCAGGATTTCTAAAGCAGGGAACACTTGAATCTATTAAAGATGAAATCGCTGGCGGGCAGTACTGGCAAAAAAACTACGACCCCTACGATTCAATGACTTTAGACATCAGCCATGAGAAAGTTGCTCCGGAAATCCAAAAACTTATTGATACTAAAGAAGCTGCTGCTCTACTGATGGCCCAGGGAACGATATATCCGTCGGGAAGAGTTCAAAGCGTGTTATTAAAAGGGATTGATCCGAACCAAACTATACTGGGAATAGATTTTAGGCCGCTTGAAACTAAAGGAGAAATTATTCCGGTCATGGTTGGCATGCACATGGCGCAAAGCAATAATTTTAAAGACGGCGACAGCATTACTATCCGCTGGCGGGACGTTTACGGGACCTTTGATGCAGCCGAAGGAAAAATTGCCGGAATATTTCATACGTTGGCGCCCGCCATGGATAACAAGATCCTATGGCTTCCTCTTGAAAAATTGCAGAAAAGGATGTCTATGAAAGACGAAGCGACTATGGTCATTGTCGGACAGAAAGTGACAGGGCAATCCGATAAGACGGATTGGAATTTTAAAACGCAAAAGTTCTTACTTTTTGATTTGATAACCCTGATAAAAACAAAGAGAATCGCCGCGATGGTCCTTTATGTTCTTCTTCTTTTGCTTGCGTTGCTTGCCATTTTTGATACCCAGGTTCTTTCTATTTTTCACCGGAGGAAAGAAATCGGAACTCTGATGGCTTTAGGTATGGCGCGGCCAAGTGTAATTTTTCTTTTTACGCTTGAAGGCGCTATGAACGGAATTTTAGCCATGGCGGTCGGAGCTATATACGGGACTCCTCTTTTAATTATATTTGCAAGGAGCGGATTAACGATACCCGGCGCCTCGATAGGATACGGTTTTACCATCGCACAAAAAGTATTGCCGTCATATTCGTTCGGGCTGATACTGGGAACCGTTTTGATAGTATTTACTGCAGTGACCATCGTCAGCTTTTTGCCGATGCGAAGGATATCGGAAATGAAACCGACGGAAGCTTTAAAAGGGAAGATACAATGA